CGCGCACGGATTTCCGCGAAAACCGGCCGGCCAGTTTCGATAAGGCTTCCAAATGTTCGCCGGTGGCGTTTTCAGGCACCAGCAAAACAAAAATCAGCGAAACCGGCTTGCCGTCCGGTGCATCGAAAGGCACCGGTTCTTTGGTGCGGATAAACGCGCCCACCGCTTTTTCCACCGAAGCATGGCGGCCGTGCGGAATCGCCACGCCCTGCCCCAAACCGGTTGTACCGAGCTTTTCGCGCGCAAACAGGCAGTCGAAAACATCGGCGCGCGCCAAGCCGGCCTCGTTTTCCAATAACAGCCCCGCCTGCTCGAACACGCGCTTTTTACTGCTGACTTCCAAATCCAGCTCAATATGCGCTAAAGGCAGGATTTCTCTGATCAGGCTCATATCAATCTCTTAACTTTACAGAAGCAAAACAGATGCGGATTGTACCCACTGTTGGGTCAAATCTCAAATTTTCCAACCCGGCTTTACACAACCCCGTGCTGCAACAAAATTATTTATCTTCAAATAATTCATCAACTTATAATCGATGCAATGATACGCACCCCGGCCGTCTTAAAACCTTTTGCCGGTTTCAGACGGCCGGAATGTGTTGATTGTATATCGGAACACACAACGCTAAATCACATAAAAATACACGCAGGCAAACTGCGCCAAACTGCCGCCGAGCACAAACAGATGCCAAATGCCGTGGCCGTGTTTGATTTTTTCATCGTTCACAAACCAGTAAATCCCCGCACTGTAAAGCAGGCCGCCCAACACCAGCCAAAACAGCCCTGCCGGCGGCAGGCTCTTGGCCAGCGGGTATATGGCCACCAGCACCAGCCAGCCCATCAATACATACAATACCATCGACAGCAGGCGTTTTTCGCTTTTCCTGCCGATGGTCAGCTCCTGGGCAATACCGAATGCCGCCAACCCCCACGACACGCCGAACAGAGACCAGCCCCATGCACCGCGCAGCGACACCAGGGTAAACGGCGTATAACTGCCTGCAATCAAAAGATAAATTGCGCAATGATCCACCTTTTGCAGCACGGCTTTCACTTTCGGCTGCGGCACACTGTGGTAAACCGTGGAGCCGGCATAAAGCACAATCAGGCAAATGCCGTAGGCGGCCGCGCTGATGATTTTATACACATCGGGCGTGCCCGCCGCTTTCACCAGCAGCAGCACCAGCCCGGCCACAGCCAACACCGTGCCTGCCAAATGGCTGTATGCGTTAAATTTTTCGCCTGCGTACATCGTAAATCATTCCAATCGGAAAAGGTGTATCAGTTTACTGCATTCTGCGCCCATCGTGCAGCCGGCCATAACTGCATCGAACCAAAGGCTTTGCCAAGCCCGCAGAAACTTGAACGCACCTGCTTCCTTTACAGCGTATCCAGCGTATCCGCTTAAAACGGGCTGTGCGGCAATCCCTTCCATTTCCTTTGGGGCATGATTGCGCTTCACTGAAATGAGAGCGGTTTGACAAGCCGCCGTTATTTTCAAGCGGGCGGGTTATGCCGCCTGACACCATTGCGTGTTTCAAACCCGCTGCGGCTTCCATCAAAATGCGGGAAAAACGTCAGGCCGTCTGAAAACGTTCAGACGGCCTGACGGAGTTTGCTCAAATATTATTTTTTGTTCAAAGAGTCGCGGATTTCGCGCAACAGCAGCACTTCTTCGGAAGGCTCGGCCGGCGCTTCTTCAACAGCCGGCGCTTCGCGTTTCAGTTTGTTGATCAGCTTGATCACCACGAAAATGGCAGCGGCGATAATCAGAAAGCTGATGATGGTGTTGATAAACAGACCCACATTCAGCGTAACCGCACCGGCTTCCTGCGCGGCAGCCAAAGTGGCATAGCCGGCTTCAGGCGCATTGGCCCCCTCTTTCAAGGTGATAAACAGGTTTGAGAAGTCCACGCCGCCGATCAAAATACCGATAGGGGGCATAATCACATCATCAACCAAAGATTTTACAATGCCGCTGAACGCTGTGCCGATAACCATACCGACCGCGAGATCGATCACGTTACCGCGCATAATAAATTCTTTAAATTCTTGTGCTAAAGACATCATATTTCCTTTCAAAAATTCAAAAAAGTGTGTGGAATATTACCAAAACTGCGCTGTATAAAAGTTAAGGCCGCGCGCATGGTACTGGATTTATTGTAATGGTATGTACAATATAGTTAAATTTTGTCTTTTCGACATGAAACGGCAATTTTGGTTCCCGCTTGTGTGAAAAAAATACCGTTCGACAAGAAGTGTAACTTTTTTACCGCAGCCGGCCTGCATCAAGCGGAGCGGCTTTTCAGCAAGCTTCCCCACACCAGCAGCAACACGAAACCGAAATACAACACACTCCACACCGGCAGCGGTATGCCGAGAAAGTAATCGGGCACCGCACAATCACCGAAACCGC
This genomic interval from Neisseria musculi contains the following:
- the trhA gene encoding PAQR family membrane homeostasis protein TrhA codes for the protein MYAGEKFNAYSHLAGTVLAVAGLVLLLVKAAGTPDVYKIISAAAYGICLIVLYAGSTVYHSVPQPKVKAVLQKVDHCAIYLLIAGSYTPFTLVSLRGAWGWSLFGVSWGLAAFGIAQELTIGRKSEKRLLSMVLYVLMGWLVLVAIYPLAKSLPPAGLFWLVLGGLLYSAGIYWFVNDEKIKHGHGIWHLFVLGGSLAQFACVYFYVI
- the mscL gene encoding large conductance mechanosensitive channel protein MscL; its protein translation is MSLAQEFKEFIMRGNVIDLAVGMVIGTAFSGIVKSLVDDVIMPPIGILIGGVDFSNLFITLKEGANAPEAGYATLAAAQEAGAVTLNVGLFINTIISFLIIAAAIFVVIKLINKLKREAPAVEEAPAEPSEEVLLLREIRDSLNKK
- the ptsN gene encoding PTS IIA-like nitrogen regulatory protein PtsN, with amino-acid sequence MSLIREILPLAHIELDLEVSSKKRVFEQAGLLLENEAGLARADVFDCLFAREKLGTTGLGQGVAIPHGRHASVEKAVGAFIRTKEPVPFDAPDGKPVSLIFVLLVPENATGEHLEALSKLAGRFSRKSVREALSAAVSPEEVQRLLSEE